One part of the Candidatus Amarolinea dominans genome encodes these proteins:
- a CDS encoding PD40 domain-containing protein, protein MATAQAANTAQVQAMQDLEAALQTNLTALALSATPSTATPLPTSTASPTEPPATPTFALSPTSTVSGVTPRPTATAKLRPTATATRTGTPTPSSTSNPLVVAQQTQLAGVRATQTALAVAPPTGHIVFVSNRASQEDLFMMNADGRQRPRSVGAFDGGRKPSYSWNSGLLAFGKMQPISPWELSIYVRPIKGGNEQRVTKPEDWNYWVPSISPDGSFIAAASSHVNVNSGIVIIDLAGNVVSQITNQNPARSWRPSWSPDGQSLAYASEPGCW, encoded by the coding sequence TTGGCTACCGCCCAGGCGGCCAACACGGCCCAGGTGCAGGCGATGCAGGACCTGGAGGCCGCTCTGCAGACCAACCTGACCGCGCTGGCCCTGTCAGCGACGCCGTCTACGGCGACGCCGTTACCAACATCTACAGCGTCGCCCACTGAACCGCCGGCCACGCCCACATTCGCGCTCAGCCCCACTTCAACGGTCTCCGGCGTCACGCCGCGACCCACTGCGACCGCCAAGCTGCGACCCACCGCAACCGCCACACGCACCGGCACTCCGACGCCCTCATCCACCAGCAATCCATTGGTGGTTGCTCAACAGACGCAGTTGGCCGGGGTGCGGGCGACGCAGACGGCGCTGGCGGTTGCTCCTCCGACAGGCCACATTGTCTTTGTATCCAACCGCGCCAGTCAAGAAGACCTCTTCATGATGAATGCAGACGGGCGACAACGGCCGAGGAGCGTTGGAGCCTTCGATGGGGGACGCAAGCCGAGTTATAGCTGGAACAGCGGTCTGTTGGCCTTTGGGAAGATGCAACCGATTTCGCCCTGGGAGTTATCAATCTATGTCAGGCCGATCAAGGGCGGCAATGAGCAGCGCGTCACAAAGCCTGAGGACTGGAACTACTGGGTGCCGAGCATTTCCCCGGATGGTTCGTTCATCGCGGCTGCCTCGTCACACGTCAACGTGAACTCCGGGATCGTCATCATAGACCTTGCTGGGAACGTGGTCAGTCAGATTACGAACCAGAACCCTGCCAGGAGTTGGAGGCCTTCCTGGTCACCGGACGGCCAGAGTCTCGCGTATGCTTCAGAACCGGGGTGTTGGTGA
- a CDS encoding SIR2 family protein — protein MPLIMDDDSPALDTGRLTFRERLRTGRAVPIVSNRAIYDRLLGGYEPFLAGYARYVRYPLPLGQPDSLVTLVKYHKHRPREKPLTDQALKFDYLNYVKNYLYRLAKAEGVDTDTLDGAAAEMDQVSASEFANRLGYPRFTGQDDPLLLLANLPFKTILTTSPFTFIEDALRRAGKAPRSEVCRWTKDLKDTIPTTIDDRYQPSAGEPLVYHLLGLDRYVDSLVLSEDDYLDYLGNLCEGQGDQSKDYVPALVRRAFSDDLIVLGFSLDSWAFRVLYAGLIKRSGKAKDRGVCTIQLPDSPDQRSFLEDYMAREAKFQVFWGSLTEYAQKELRSP, from the coding sequence ATGCCTCTCATCATGGATGACGACAGCCCAGCCCTCGACACCGGCCGGCTGACCTTTCGCGAGCGCCTGCGCACGGGGCGGGCGGTGCCGATCGTCAGCAACCGGGCCATCTATGACCGGCTGCTGGGCGGCTACGAGCCGTTTCTGGCCGGCTATGCCCGCTACGTCAGGTATCCCCTGCCCCTGGGCCAGCCCGACAGCCTGGTCACGCTGGTCAAGTATCACAAGCACCGGCCGCGGGAGAAGCCACTGACCGACCAGGCCCTCAAGTTCGACTACCTGAACTACGTCAAGAACTACCTCTATCGCCTGGCCAAGGCTGAGGGCGTGGACACCGACACCCTGGACGGGGCCGCGGCCGAGATGGATCAGGTGTCGGCCTCGGAATTCGCCAACCGGTTGGGCTATCCCCGCTTCACCGGCCAGGATGACCCGCTGCTGCTGCTCGCCAACCTGCCCTTCAAGACCATCCTCACCACCAGCCCCTTCACCTTCATCGAAGATGCGCTGCGCCGCGCCGGCAAGGCCCCGCGCAGCGAGGTCTGCCGCTGGACCAAGGATCTCAAGGACACCATCCCCACGACCATTGACGACCGCTACCAGCCCAGCGCCGGGGAGCCGCTGGTCTACCACCTGCTGGGGCTGGATCGCTACGTAGATTCGCTGGTGTTGAGCGAGGACGATTACCTGGACTACCTGGGCAACCTCTGCGAAGGCCAGGGCGATCAGTCGAAGGATTACGTGCCTGCACTGGTGCGCCGGGCCTTCTCCGACGATCTGATCGTGCTCGGCTTCAGCCTGGATAGCTGGGCCTTCCGCGTGCTCTACGCCGGGCTGATCAAGCGCAGCGGCAAGGCCAAGGATCGGGGCGTCTGCACCATCCAGTTGCCCGACAGCCCCGATCAGCGCAGCTTCCTGGAAGACTACATGGCGCGCGAGGCCAAGTTCCAGGTCTTCTGGGGCAGCCTGACCGAATACGCCCAGAAGGAGTTGCGTAGCCCATGA